The stretch of DNA TTATGTTTCAAAATATTTGGCAGGGTAGATTAGATGGAGAAGGGCTCCTTTTTCATAGAATTTTTCAACGGGTAAAAACAGAAAGTGATTATGATGCTATTTCCGCAGGGGATTTCGTTTTACACGGATTTGCTGTTGAAGAAGGAGTCAGAAGAAATAAAGGAAGGCTTGGTGCTAAAGATGCACCGGATGTTATTAGAAAGAATATGTCTAATTTTCCGGTAATCCTTCCAGATTTTTCTCTACTTGATTTTGGGGATATTACCTGTGATGACGGCAATCTGGAAAATACCCAGAACACGCTTGCAAAGAATGTTTCCAAAGTTCTTTTGAAGGGTGGAAAGTCACTCGTTATAGGCGGTGGGCATGAATTGACTTATGCGCATTATCTGGGTGTAAAAACAGCATTTCCGGAGCAGAAAATAGGAATCATCAATATCGATGCTCACTTTGACAATCGACAGCCGGAAGAAGGGGTAGGAGCAAGCTCAGGAACCGGATTCTGGCAGATCGCTCAGGAAGGAAAAATCAATTCCCTGCATATGGGTATCCAAAGGAATTCCAATACCTTAAAATTATTTGATACAGCTCATCAATTCGGAATGAAATATATTCTGGCGGATGAATTGTTTTTCGAAAATCTTCCTTCGATTTATCAGCGTATTGAAGATCTCCTCAATGAAGTAGATGTTGTTTATCTTACCATTTGTATGGATGTTTTCAACGCATCTATTGCCCCGGGAGTATCTGCTTCGGCGTATAACGGGATTTTTGCTGATGCTGCTTTTATGCATTTATACAGACGTATTTTAAAGAGTGAGAAGCTCGTTGCCCTGGATGTAGCGGAGGTCAATCCTTCATATGATATCCAAGAGAGGACAGCGAGGTTAGCAGCAAGTCTTGTAAATGAATGGTTTATGATATAACCCAAAAAATATATTCTTTTAATAGAGAAAATCATTATTTTATTTAACTTAAAGGAACAAAATTTGTTGCTTTGTTCATGCTTTTACCTGTAAAAGCAGTCTAAATTCATTTTTGAATTTGAAACAAAAATTACATTATGGAAGAATTAATTGAAAATAAACTTATCAAGGCGGATAAGGCTTTTTCAGAATGGAAGAAAGTGTCTTTTGAAGAAAGACAGAAATTAATTGCAAAGGCAGCTGATATTTTAAAGAATAATTCAGAGAAGTTTGGCGAAATTATTACCGGGGAAATGAATAAACCCATTTCACAGTCAATTGCTGAGGTAGAAAAATCTGCATTGATGATGGATTATTATGCGGACGCTGAAAATATTTTAAAGCCGGAGAAAATAGAATCTGAATATAAATTTTCTGAAGTTCATTATATCCCAAAAGGAGTTATTTTAGGAGTTATGCCATGGAATTTCCCTTTCTGGCAGGTATTGAGATTTGCAACTCCTGCTATTTTATCGGGGAATACGGTGGTATTAAAGCATGCTTCCATTTGCTTTGGAAGTGGTAACGCAATAGAACAAATATTTTTGGAAGCAGGTTTTCCGGAAGGCGTTTTTCAAAACCTGGAAGTAGGACATAAAGAAGTGAAGGCGATCCTTGAACATGATGCTGTAAAGGGAGTAAGCTTAACAGGAAGTGGAAAAGCAGGTGGAGAAGTGGCTTCTATTGCTGGTCTGAACATCAAAAAATCTCTGCTTGAATTAGGAGGGAGTGATGCATTCATCGTATTGGATGATGCAGATTTGGATAAAGCAGCAAAAGTAGGAGCGCAGGCAAGACTACAAAATTGTGGACAGACTTGTGTGGCTGCCAAGAGATTCATTATCAATGAAAAAGTTGAAGCTGAATTTTTGCCTAAATTTATTGAAGAATATAAGAAATTTGTGCCTGCAGATCCTATGGCTAAAGAAACGAAAATCAGTGGGATGGCAAGACCTGATTTAGCAGATGATCTGGAAAATCAGTTCAATAAAGCCTTAGAAAATGGAGCTGAAATAATTATTCCATTGGAGAGGATTTCTGAAAATGAATTTAATCCGGGATTAATCCGAGTGAAAGAAGGAAATCCAATTTTACAGGAAGAGCTGTTTGGACCTTTAGGAATGGTTATGATTGCTAAAGATGATGAAGAAGCGTTACAAATGGCCAATGACATTCCTTTCGGACTATCGAATTCTGTCTGGACAAGCACAGAGGCCCGTCAGTTATTTTTCATAGAAAATTTAGAATCCGGAACGGTCAATATCAATAGAATGACCAGCTCTGACCCACGTTTCCCTTTTGGAGGAACAAAAGGCTCAGGGTATGGGACAGAACTTTCATTAATTGCTTTAAAAGAATTTGTTACCCCTAAAACGATTGTGGGAAATTGATTTTCTTTTGTAGAATGTATTAATGATTTTTGATACTTAATATACAATATAAAAAAATAACTCCTGAATATTCAGGAGTTATTTTTTATTTCAATTTGAAAAGCAATTCTGCCTTTCAGCTTTTTTTGCCTTTTTGCTTTTAAACCGTAGTTAATCTCAGCGTATTTGTTTTCCCTCCTTCATAAGATGGAGTAGCATTGATATTGATTACAAAATCTCCACTTTCAATATAGCCATAATTATGCGTCAGCATATTAACCTGGATAATGGTTTCGTCTGTTGATTTATTCATGTCATAATAATAAGCATGAACTCCCCAAAGTAGATTTAACATGGTAATTACCCTCTTATTTCCACTATAAACGATAATGTGGGAATTAGGTCTGTGTGCAGAAAGTTGGAACGCTGTATAGCCTGAATGGGTCAAAGTAACAATTGCAGTTACATTAGTTGTTTTAGCAATCCTTACGGCAGCCAAACATACCCTGTTTGTTATAAACCTCTCGTCAATACAGTTGTAATCTTTTTCAATAGGCTCATTTTTGTGCTGATAGAAATTGGTTTTTTCTATATTCTGAACAATTTTAGCCATGTTCTCAACAACCTGTATAGGATATCTCCCTACAGAAGTCTCTCCTGAAAGCATTACGGCATCCGCTCCATCCAATACAGAGTTGGCCACGTCATTTACTTCAGCTCTTGTAGGAGTTAAGCTATTGATCATGGTTTCCATCATCTGAGTGGCAATGATAACCGGCTTGGAATAGAATCTTGCTTTTTCAACCAGGTTTTTCTGGATAGCAGGAACTTCTTCCATAGGAACTTCCACTCCTAAGTCTCCACGGGCAACCATCAATCCATCACACTCCAATAAGATTTCATCAATATTTTTTACCCCTTCAGGTTTTTCAATTTTAGCGATGATCGGAGTTTTGAACTTTCCGTTTGGATGTTTCTTGATCAATTCTTTCAAATCGATTATATCCTGTGCATGACGTACAAAAGAAAGTGCAATCCAGTCCACTTCCATGTCAAGCATGAAATTCGCATCCTGAATATCTTTTTCCGTTAAAGCAGGAAGAGAAACATTGGTATTAGGAAGGTTGACCCCTTTTTTAGAACTTAGTGGTCCCCCTTGAATTGTTTTTGCTTTTACCGTATCCTTTTGATTGGTTTCAATAACTTCCAAAACTAATTTTCCGTCATCAATCAAGATTCTTTCCCCTACATTCACATCTTGAGGAAACTGTTGGTAAGTCATGTAAACTTTGGTAGAATCTCCCTCAATTTTTTCATTGGTAAACGTTAAGATATCTCCAGGATTAAGATATGATCCCTCCTTTACGACTCCTACTCTTAATTTAGGACCTTGCAAATCCCCTAAAATACTTACAGAGTATCCATGTTCCTTATTGAGTTCTCTAATGATATCAATATTGGATCGAACTAAGTCATAATCTGCATGTGAAAAATTTATTCTAAAAACGTCAACACCTGCTTTCATAAGTCCTAACATGACTTCTTTAGATGATGATGCAGGGCCAAGCGTTGCGATAATTTTTGTCTTCTTTAAATACTTATTCATAATACTGGATAATTTGATAAAGTTCCTCATCAGAACTTAGTGTATAATCTTGAATTGGAAAAACAAGATTTTCAGGGAGCAAAATTA from Chryseobacterium piperi encodes:
- the pyk gene encoding pyruvate kinase, with amino-acid sequence MNKYLKKTKIIATLGPASSSKEVMLGLMKAGVDVFRINFSHADYDLVRSNIDIIRELNKEHGYSVSILGDLQGPKLRVGVVKEGSYLNPGDILTFTNEKIEGDSTKVYMTYQQFPQDVNVGERILIDDGKLVLEVIETNQKDTVKAKTIQGGPLSSKKGVNLPNTNVSLPALTEKDIQDANFMLDMEVDWIALSFVRHAQDIIDLKELIKKHPNGKFKTPIIAKIEKPEGVKNIDEILLECDGLMVARGDLGVEVPMEEVPAIQKNLVEKARFYSKPVIIATQMMETMINSLTPTRAEVNDVANSVLDGADAVMLSGETSVGRYPIQVVENMAKIVQNIEKTNFYQHKNEPIEKDYNCIDERFITNRVCLAAVRIAKTTNVTAIVTLTHSGYTAFQLSAHRPNSHIIVYSGNKRVITMLNLLWGVHAYYYDMNKSTDETIIQVNMLTHNYGYIESGDFVININATPSYEGGKTNTLRLTTV
- the hutG gene encoding formimidoylglutamase, which produces MFQNIWQGRLDGEGLLFHRIFQRVKTESDYDAISAGDFVLHGFAVEEGVRRNKGRLGAKDAPDVIRKNMSNFPVILPDFSLLDFGDITCDDGNLENTQNTLAKNVSKVLLKGGKSLVIGGGHELTYAHYLGVKTAFPEQKIGIINIDAHFDNRQPEEGVGASSGTGFWQIAQEGKINSLHMGIQRNSNTLKLFDTAHQFGMKYILADELFFENLPSIYQRIEDLLNEVDVVYLTICMDVFNASIAPGVSASAYNGIFADAAFMHLYRRILKSEKLVALDVAEVNPSYDIQERTARLAASLVNEWFMI
- a CDS encoding aldehyde dehydrogenase family protein, whose translation is MEELIENKLIKADKAFSEWKKVSFEERQKLIAKAADILKNNSEKFGEIITGEMNKPISQSIAEVEKSALMMDYYADAENILKPEKIESEYKFSEVHYIPKGVILGVMPWNFPFWQVLRFATPAILSGNTVVLKHASICFGSGNAIEQIFLEAGFPEGVFQNLEVGHKEVKAILEHDAVKGVSLTGSGKAGGEVASIAGLNIKKSLLELGGSDAFIVLDDADLDKAAKVGAQARLQNCGQTCVAAKRFIINEKVEAEFLPKFIEEYKKFVPADPMAKETKISGMARPDLADDLENQFNKALENGAEIIIPLERISENEFNPGLIRVKEGNPILQEELFGPLGMVMIAKDDEEALQMANDIPFGLSNSVWTSTEARQLFFIENLESGTVNINRMTSSDPRFPFGGTKGSGYGTELSLIALKEFVTPKTIVGN